A genomic segment from Roseibium algicola encodes:
- a CDS encoding nicotinate-nucleotide adenylyltransferase, producing the protein MSPLSLGAGLDRDWMKLPHAEPGNRIGIFGGSFNPPHSGHRLVASTVLKRLGLDQVWWLVTPGNPLKSHADLAPLERRLRLTADLADHPRMKVTAFEQVLGTPYTARTLVALRQMRPSVRFVWVMGADNLAGFHRWQDWRDIVGSVPIAIVDRPGASLSVMSSPMAKAYEKYRLPEEDAALLPEMEAPIWTFLHTPLDRTSSTDLRLGQKR; encoded by the coding sequence ATGAGCCCCTTGAGTCTTGGCGCGGGACTGGACCGTGACTGGATGAAACTGCCCCATGCCGAGCCGGGCAACCGCATCGGCATTTTCGGCGGATCCTTCAATCCTCCTCATTCAGGTCACCGGCTGGTGGCTTCGACCGTGTTGAAGCGGCTGGGGCTGGATCAGGTCTGGTGGCTGGTGACGCCTGGCAACCCGCTCAAGAGCCACGCGGACCTGGCGCCGCTGGAGCGGCGGCTGCGCCTGACGGCGGACCTCGCCGACCATCCACGCATGAAGGTTACCGCCTTCGAGCAGGTTCTGGGAACACCCTATACGGCCAGAACGCTGGTCGCCCTGCGCCAGATGCGTCCATCTGTCCGATTCGTTTGGGTTATGGGGGCTGACAATTTAGCCGGCTTCCATCGCTGGCAGGACTGGCGCGACATCGTCGGCTCGGTGCCGATCGCCATTGTCGACCGGCCGGGAGCCTCCTTGTCAGTGATGTCGTCTCCCATGGCAAAAGCCTATGAAAAATATAGGCTTCCTGAAGAAGACGCGGCACTTCTGCCGGAAATGGAGGCGCCGATCTGGACTTTTCTGCACACGCCATTGGACCGGACATCGTCCACCGATCTGCGCCTCGGGCAAAAGCGGTAA
- a CDS encoding glutamate-5-semialdehyde dehydrogenase, with protein sequence MLEVVEAKTTEDLMAEIGQRARAAGRILAIAPADQKNKALAEMAAAVRVATPDILAGNRLDLEAMKAGGQTAAFLDRGTLTEERIEAIAKALEDIVALDDPVGSVIAAWDRPNGLKIERVRTPLGVIGVIYESRPNVTADAGALCLKAGNAVVLRGGSDTINSNRAIHAALQKGLAAAGLPEDAIQIVPVTDRAAVGEMLRGLQGNLDVIVPRGGRSLVERVQTEARVPVFAHLEGLVHIFVDKAADLEKSVEVIVNSKLRRTGICGALETLLVHEDVAHSHLPVIVKALQEKGCEIRGGAIVRDICENIVPASEDDWSTEYLDKILSVKVVADLDAAMEHIARYGSNHTDCILTEDQATADRFQREVDSAIVLHNASTQFADGGEFGMGAEIGIATGRMHARGPVGVEQLTSFKYKVHGTGQTRP encoded by the coding sequence ATGCTGGAAGTAGTCGAGGCAAAGACGACCGAGGACTTGATGGCAGAGATCGGGCAGCGCGCCCGTGCTGCCGGCCGGATCCTTGCCATCGCTCCAGCAGACCAGAAGAACAAGGCCCTGGCCGAAATGGCAGCCGCCGTTCGGGTTGCAACACCGGATATTCTTGCAGGCAACCGTCTCGATCTCGAAGCGATGAAGGCAGGCGGCCAGACGGCAGCGTTCCTGGATCGTGGCACGCTTACGGAAGAGCGGATCGAGGCGATTGCCAAAGCCCTTGAGGACATTGTCGCGCTGGACGATCCCGTCGGCAGCGTGATCGCCGCCTGGGATCGGCCGAACGGCCTGAAGATCGAACGTGTGCGCACGCCCCTGGGTGTTATCGGTGTCATTTACGAAAGCCGCCCGAACGTGACCGCGGATGCAGGCGCGCTGTGCTTGAAAGCCGGCAACGCCGTTGTTCTGCGTGGCGGCTCCGACACCATCAATTCCAACCGGGCGATCCACGCAGCCCTGCAGAAAGGCCTCGCCGCCGCCGGTCTGCCGGAAGATGCGATCCAGATCGTTCCGGTGACTGACAGGGCCGCTGTTGGCGAAATGCTGCGCGGTCTTCAAGGCAACCTCGATGTCATCGTCCCGCGTGGTGGCCGCAGTCTTGTAGAGCGTGTGCAGACCGAAGCTCGCGTGCCGGTCTTTGCCCATCTGGAAGGCCTGGTGCATATCTTCGTCGACAAGGCGGCCGATCTTGAGAAATCCGTCGAGGTGATCGTCAATTCCAAGCTGCGCCGGACCGGCATCTGCGGGGCGCTGGAAACATTGCTGGTGCATGAAGACGTGGCCCACAGCCATTTGCCGGTGATCGTGAAGGCACTTCAGGAAAAGGGCTGCGAGATCCGGGGCGGTGCGATTGTGCGCGACATTTGCGAAAACATCGTGCCGGCAAGCGAAGACGACTGGTCGACGGAGTATCTGGACAAGATCCTTTCGGTGAAGGTGGTCGCGGATCTCGACGCTGCCATGGAGCATATCGCGCGCTACGGTTCCAACCATACCGATTGCATCCTGACCGAAGATCAGGCGACTGCCGACCGGTTCCAGCGGGAAGTGGATTCAGCCATCGTGCTGCACAATGCGTCGACCCAGTTTGCCGATGGTGGTGAATTCGGCATGGGCGCGGAGATCGGCATTGCCACTGGGCGCATGCATGCACGCGGACCAGTGGGCGTGGAGCAGCTGACCAGCTTCAAGTACAAGGTGCATGGCACCGGCCAGACCCGCCCGTGA
- the proB gene encoding glutamate 5-kinase, translating to MSRSLRDFSRIVVKIGSALLVEQGELKRSWLNALVADVVKLSDAGAEVLLVSSGSIALGRGILGLPGGPLKLEESQAAAAAGQIALAQAYADALGAHGKKAGQILLTLGDTEERRRYLNARATIGTLLKLGAVPIINENDSVATSEIRYGDNDRLAARVATMASADCLVLLSDIDGLYTAPPQQNPDAVFLPEVPRITHEIESMAGSAGSELSRGGMKTKIDAGKIATAAGTSMVITSGKELNPLQRLDQGARGTWFPALSSPASARKAWIGGHLEPRGEIRLDAGAVKAMTSGKSLLPAGVTSVSGSFSRGDAVTLLNPEGRIIGRGLIAYDADEAQLIAGRNSREIEAIVGYPGRAEMIHRDDLVLELPALE from the coding sequence ATGTCCCGCAGTCTGAGAGACTTCAGCCGCATCGTCGTCAAGATCGGCTCCGCCCTGCTTGTCGAGCAGGGCGAACTCAAGCGTAGCTGGCTCAACGCGCTGGTCGCCGATGTGGTCAAGCTGTCCGATGCCGGTGCGGAGGTGCTGCTAGTCTCCTCCGGATCGATTGCACTCGGCCGCGGTATTCTAGGGCTGCCGGGTGGGCCGCTGAAGCTGGAGGAAAGCCAGGCGGCGGCCGCAGCCGGTCAGATCGCGCTGGCCCAGGCCTATGCGGATGCCCTCGGCGCGCATGGCAAGAAGGCTGGTCAGATCCTGCTCACCCTTGGCGACACGGAAGAAAGGCGGCGCTATCTCAATGCGCGCGCCACTATCGGCACCTTGTTGAAACTCGGGGCCGTGCCGATCATCAACGAAAACGATTCCGTGGCGACCTCCGAGATCCGCTACGGCGACAACGACCGTTTGGCGGCGCGTGTTGCCACCATGGCCAGTGCCGACTGCCTTGTGCTTTTGTCGGATATTGACGGGCTTTATACCGCACCGCCCCAGCAGAACCCCGATGCAGTGTTCCTGCCGGAAGTGCCGCGCATTACCCATGAAATCGAATCCATGGCCGGCAGCGCCGGGTCGGAGCTTTCGCGCGGCGGCATGAAGACGAAAATCGATGCCGGCAAGATCGCGACCGCGGCCGGAACGTCGATGGTGATCACGTCCGGCAAGGAACTCAACCCGCTTCAGCGGCTGGATCAGGGCGCCCGCGGCACCTGGTTCCCGGCGCTCAGTTCACCTGCCAGTGCCCGCAAGGCCTGGATTGGCGGCCATCTGGAGCCGCGCGGTGAAATCCGGCTGGATGCAGGCGCGGTCAAGGCGATGACGTCTGGCAAGAGCCTCCTGCCTGCCGGAGTGACATCTGTATCGGGAAGTTTTTCGCGCGGCGACGCCGTGACATTGCTCAACCCGGAAGGCCGGATCATCGGCCGGGGGCTGATTGCATATGACGCGGACGAAGCGCAGTTGATTGCAGGCCGCAACAGCCGCGAGATTGAAGCCATCGTCGGCTATCCGGGCCGGGCGGAAATGATCCACCGGGACGATCTGGTTCTGGAACTGCCCGCGCTCGAGTGA
- the obgE gene encoding GTPase ObgE has product MKFLDQAKIYVRSGNGGAGCVSFRREKYIEYGGPDGGDGGKGGDVIIECVDGLNTLIDYRYKQHFKAETGIHGMGRNRTGAHGGDVVLKVPVGTQIFEEDNETLIADLTELGQKVMLLKGGNGGFGNAHFKSSVNQAPRRANPGLEGEEKWIWLRLKLIADAGLVGLPNAGKSTFLATVSAAKPKIADYPFTTIHPNLGIVQIDGRSFAMADIPGLIEGAHEGTGLGDRFLGHVERTRVLLHLVDGSGQEDPGEAYRIVRGELDAYGAGLTEKPEIVALSKCDALNEDLIAEKAASLEEACGQKPLILSSASGLNVDRALRMIVRAIDRDKEEEANQVPAPEQEGWHP; this is encoded by the coding sequence ATGAAATTCCTAGATCAGGCCAAGATCTATGTGCGCTCTGGCAATGGCGGAGCGGGCTGCGTATCGTTCCGGCGCGAGAAATACATCGAATATGGCGGACCGGACGGTGGTGACGGCGGCAAGGGTGGTGATGTCATCATAGAATGTGTCGACGGCCTGAACACGCTTATCGACTATCGCTACAAACAGCACTTCAAGGCGGAAACCGGCATTCACGGCATGGGCCGCAACCGCACCGGCGCGCACGGCGGCGACGTTGTGCTGAAGGTTCCTGTCGGTACCCAGATCTTCGAGGAAGACAACGAGACGCTGATTGCCGACCTGACCGAGCTTGGCCAGAAGGTGATGCTTCTGAAAGGGGGCAATGGCGGCTTCGGCAACGCCCATTTCAAGTCGTCGGTCAATCAGGCGCCGCGCAGGGCCAACCCTGGTCTTGAAGGCGAGGAAAAATGGATCTGGCTGCGGCTGAAGCTGATCGCCGATGCTGGCCTGGTCGGCCTGCCCAATGCGGGCAAGTCCACCTTTCTTGCAACGGTATCGGCTGCAAAGCCGAAAATTGCCGACTATCCGTTCACGACCATTCACCCCAATCTTGGCATCGTGCAGATCGACGGTCGCAGCTTTGCCATGGCCGATATTCCCGGCTTGATCGAGGGGGCGCACGAAGGCACGGGCCTTGGCGACCGCTTCCTTGGGCATGTCGAACGCACCCGCGTTCTGCTTCATCTGGTTGACGGCTCTGGCCAGGAAGACCCGGGCGAAGCCTATCGGATCGTGCGCGGCGAGTTGGATGCCTATGGCGCCGGGCTTACGGAGAAACCCGAGATCGTGGCGCTCAGCAAGTGCGACGCTCTCAATGAAGACCTGATTGCCGAAAAGGCGGCGAGCCTCGAGGAAGCCTGTGGTCAGAAACCGCTGATCCTGTCCTCGGCCAGCGGCCTCAATGTCGACCGGGCGCTGCGCATGATCGTGCGCGCCATTGACAGGGACAAGGAAGAAGAAGCCAACCAGGTGCCTGCACCCGAACAAGAGGGCTGGCATCCCTGA
- a CDS encoding GNAT family N-acetyltransferase, with the protein MPPVLKTERLVLRAPRPEDLDRCAELLGDYEVAKMLSRVTYPYDLEQGRAYLALSVERWSTWQEAEELGFQIDCDGLMIGGIGFKKLRETPEIGYWLGRAYWGKGYMSEAVQAAVAWLFGNTDHKLVACEAMTDNPASLGVARKLGFREVGEVGCASVSRGCTMPAIRTELTRTDFLNGH; encoded by the coding sequence ATGCCGCCCGTTCTGAAGACCGAGCGTCTGGTCCTTCGAGCCCCGCGCCCGGAGGACCTGGATCGCTGCGCCGAGCTTCTGGGGGACTACGAAGTCGCCAAGATGCTGTCGCGGGTTACCTACCCTTACGATCTGGAGCAGGGCCGGGCTTATCTGGCGCTGTCTGTCGAGCGCTGGTCGACATGGCAGGAGGCGGAAGAACTCGGTTTCCAGATCGACTGCGACGGCCTGATGATCGGTGGCATCGGCTTCAAAAAGTTGCGGGAGACCCCGGAGATCGGCTATTGGCTGGGGCGCGCCTATTGGGGCAAGGGATATATGAGCGAAGCAGTGCAGGCGGCGGTCGCCTGGCTGTTCGGCAATACGGATCACAAGTTGGTCGCCTGCGAAGCCATGACGGATAACCCGGCTTCGCTCGGTGTTGCCCGGAAATTGGGTTTCCGGGAAGTTGGTGAAGTGGGCTGTGCCAGCGTGTCGCGAGGCTGTACGATGCCCGCCATTCGCACCGAGCTGACACGAACAGACTTTCTGAACGGCCATTGA
- a CDS encoding GNAT family N-acetyltransferase, which translates to MSMLPELKTRRLILRPIEMSDAEAMVALAGKDFEVARWMTSFTWPYEDGAAEAFLKTVVGKDPFETEALFAITLGGVFIGVVAIEPPGDLDDLPNLPTLGYWLGRAFQGHGYASEAVEAALAWAFEAFETDAIAARAFEDNFRSRGLLRKMGFKPYSMTERFSKALDRRVSNVIVRLARTDFDARKEAA; encoded by the coding sequence ATGAGCATGTTGCCTGAGCTGAAAACAAGACGCCTGATCCTGCGGCCGATCGAGATGTCGGACGCCGAAGCCATGGTTGCGCTGGCGGGCAAGGATTTCGAGGTCGCCCGCTGGATGACGTCGTTCACCTGGCCTTATGAGGACGGAGCTGCGGAAGCCTTCCTGAAGACGGTGGTCGGCAAGGATCCGTTCGAAACCGAAGCGCTGTTTGCCATTACGCTCGGTGGGGTGTTCATCGGGGTGGTTGCCATCGAACCGCCGGGTGACCTGGATGATCTGCCGAACCTGCCGACACTCGGCTATTGGCTCGGTCGGGCGTTTCAGGGGCACGGCTATGCCAGCGAGGCTGTAGAGGCTGCTCTCGCCTGGGCGTTCGAAGCCTTTGAGACGGACGCCATAGCCGCGCGCGCCTTTGAGGACAACTTCCGCTCCCGCGGTCTGCTGAGGAAAATGGGTTTCAAGCCTTACTCCATGACGGAACGTTTTTCGAAGGCACTGGATCGCAGGGTTTCCAACGTGATCGTCCGCCTGGCGCGCACCGATTTCGATGCACGCAAGGAAGCGGCCTGA
- a CDS encoding GNAT family N-acetyltransferase, translating to MVVESDGLLDESSLAAAPLPQEAVRVRLDKPRMDDLADMVFLANNKKVAANLSTMPHPFALDDARALVAKAAINQPRSASFAIRLKLTGRLIGIARYANVEPGGPVHVGYWLGEPFWGQGLATEAVHALVDHAFTYHDIGELQGSCRVTNPASRRVLVKSGFQYRDQAMIRSLGAGGSVPIERYTLERAVWKSLKRWGQGR from the coding sequence ATGGTTGTTGAAAGTGACGGTTTATTAGACGAAAGCAGTCTGGCTGCGGCCCCATTGCCGCAGGAAGCGGTTCGTGTGCGGCTCGACAAGCCGCGTATGGACGATTTGGCCGATATGGTGTTTCTGGCCAACAACAAGAAAGTGGCGGCAAACCTTTCCACCATGCCGCATCCCTTCGCATTGGACGATGCCCGGGCGCTGGTCGCCAAGGCCGCGATCAACCAACCCCGGTCTGCTAGCTTTGCCATCCGCCTGAAGTTAACCGGCCGGCTGATCGGCATCGCGCGGTATGCCAATGTCGAGCCCGGCGGTCCGGTGCATGTCGGCTATTGGTTGGGTGAACCCTTCTGGGGCCAGGGTCTGGCGACAGAGGCGGTGCATGCACTGGTCGACCATGCCTTCACCTATCATGACATCGGCGAGCTGCAGGGATCCTGCAGGGTCACCAACCCGGCATCGCGCCGGGTGCTCGTCAAATCCGGATTTCAGTATCGCGACCAGGCCATGATCCGCTCTCTGGGGGCGGGTGGCTCGGTGCCCATCGAGCGCTATACGCTGGAGCGGGCTGTCTGGAAGTCATTGAAAAGATGGGGGCAGGGACGATGA